The following proteins are encoded in a genomic region of Magnolia sinica isolate HGM2019 chromosome 1, MsV1, whole genome shotgun sequence:
- the LOC131245356 gene encoding metal transporter Nramp1-like isoform X2: MSQRKSWKNLFAYMGPGFLVSIAYIDPGNFETDLQAGAKYKYELLWIILVASCAALIIQSLAANLGVVTGKHLAEHCRAEYPRVPNFILWVLAEIAIVACDIPEVIGTAFALNMLFHIPVWSGVLLTGLSTLMLLALQQYGVRKLEFLIAFLVFTIAACFFVELGYAKPASSEVLKGLFIPQLKGNGATGLAISLLGAMVMPHNLFLHSALVLSRKIPRSIHGIKEACRYYTIESAFALTVAFLINISVISVSGAVCSSSNLNPEDQMSCKDLDLNKASFLLKNVLGSWSSKLFAIALLASGQSSTITGTYAGQYVMQGFLDLRLRPWLRNLVTRCLAIVPSLIVSIIGGSAGAGQLIIIASMILSFELPFALIPLLKFTSSKTKMGSHANSILISAITWFIGSLIMAINIYFVATSFVKLLLRSRLTLVPKTFAGIFGFSGMLLYLAGIAYLVMRKNKEVIQLLALEESELGQRGSSSDVGTAGSIYPREDIVSMQLPQGRTAPSDLD, from the exons TTACTCTGGATAATCCTAGTAGCTTCATGTGCTGCTCTCATCATTCAGTCCCTTGCAGCCAACCTAGGGGTTGTGACAG GAAAGCATTTAGCAGAGCATTGTAGAGCTGAATATCCAAGGGTTCCAAACTTCATTTTATGGGTGCTTGCTGAAATTGCTATAGTGGCATGTGATATTCCTGAAG TGATTGGAACAGCATTTGCGCTGAACATGCTCTTTCACATTCCTGTATGGTCTGGCGTTCTTCTTACAGGGCTTAGTACTTTGATGCTTCTAGCATTACAACAATATGGG GTGCGTAAACTCGAGTTCTTGATAGCTTTTCTGGTATTTACAATAGCTGCTTGTTTCTTTGTGGAACTTGGCTATGCAAAGCCTGCTTCATCAGAAGTTCTGAAGGGACTCTTCATCCCTCAACTTAAAGGAAATGGTGCAACTGGCCTTGCAATCTCACTTCTTGGTGCCATGGTTATGCC GCACAATCTCTTTCTCCATTCTGCTTTGGTGCTTTCTAGGAAAATACCCCGATCAATACATGGAATCAAA GAGGCATGCAGATATTATACCATAGAAAGCGCATTTGCCCTAACAGTGGCCTTCCTCATCAATATATCCGTCATTTCTGTAAGTGGAGCAGTCTGCAGCTCTTCAAATTTGAATCCAGAAGATCAGATGAGCTGCAAGGACCTAGATCTGAACAAAGCTTCATTTTTACTAAAG AATGTATTAGGTAGTTGGAGCTCAAAGCTTTTTGCAATTGCTTTGTTGGCATCTGGTCAGAGTTCTACTATTACAGGAACCTATGCTGGTCAGTATGTCATGCAG GGCTTTCTTGATCTACGGCTCCGACCATGGTTGCGAAATCTTGTGACCCGATGCTTGGCGATAGTTCCTAGTTTAATTGTTTCAATCATTGGTGGATCTGCTGGAGCTGGACAGCTAATCATAATTGCATCG ATGATCCTATCATTTGAACTCCCTTTCGCTCTTATTCCACTTCTCAAGTTCACCAGCAGCAAGACCAAGATGGGTTCACATGCCAATTCCATTTTG ATTTCAGCAATCACGTGGTTCATAGGCTCTCTGATCATGGCCATCAACATATATTTCGTGGCAACCAGCTTTGTCAAGTTGCTCCTTCGGAGCCGGCTAACACTTGTACCCAAGACGTTTGCAGGTATATTTGGATTTTCAGGCATGTTGCTGTATCTGGCTGGTATCGCTTACCTGGtcatgcgcaaaaataaggaagTCATTCAGCTGTTGGCTCTGGAAGAGTCGGAGCTCGGACAAAGAGGCAGCAGTTCAGATGTGGGAACTGCTGGGTCGATTTACCCGAGAGAAGACATTGTGAGCATGCAATTGCCACAAGGGAGGACGGCACCATCTGATCTGGATTAA